In Deltaproteobacteria bacterium GWC2_55_46, a single window of DNA contains:
- a CDS encoding 2-amino-4-hydroxy-6-hydroxymethyldihydropteridine diphosphokinase, which produces MEERIFIAIGTNLGDRAANVREALRIAEADGGLKVVKASSLYESEPWGVADQPMFVNAVVEARTNLSPKELLLFLKGIESRMGRRPSERWGPRLIDLDIVFYGERLLEGEGLVVPHPDAHERAFVMTPLAEIAPEFVHPVFKLTVRALADKLGGKGLRRIEG; this is translated from the coding sequence ATGGAAGAGAGGATATTCATAGCCATAGGCACCAACCTTGGGGACAGGGCAGCTAACGTCCGCGAGGCGCTTCGGATCGCTGAAGCGGACGGGGGGCTTAAGGTCGTCAAGGCAAGCTCCCTGTACGAGTCCGAGCCATGGGGTGTGGCAGACCAGCCCATGTTCGTGAACGCTGTCGTCGAGGCGCGTACCAATCTTTCTCCAAAAGAGCTTCTTCTATTCCTTAAGGGTATAGAGTCCAGGATGGGCAGAAGGCCGTCAGAGCGCTGGGGGCCGCGTTTAATAGACCTGGATATCGTATTTTACGGGGAGCGTCTCCTGGAGGGTGAGGGGCTTGTGGTGCCGCACCCGGACGCCCATGAGCGGGCCTTTGTGATGACGCCTTTGGCTGAGATAGCGCCAGAGTTCGTCCACCCGGTATTTAAGTTGACGGTGCGAGCCCTGGCGGATAAGCTCGGGGGCAAGGGGCTGCGGAGGATAGAGGGTTGA
- a CDS encoding preprotein translocase subunit SecA, whose amino-acid sequence MINSLLKKVFGSKNDREVKRIMPVVEEINSFEPQMKALSDEDFLGLTLKLKEELAGGKTLDDILPRAFAAAREVAWRRLKMRHFDVQLIGGYVLNAGTISEMKTGEGKTLVATLPLYLNALTGKGAHLVTVNDYLARRDGHWMGAVYHALGLTLSVIQHEASFLYDPSYTEGSGSFIHFRPISRKEAYNADITYGTNNEYGFDYLRDNMKFSLEEYVQREHHFAIVDEVDSILIDEARTPLIISGPTEDSTDKYYTIDRIMPGLRKDDHFTVDEKAKQVLLTDEGVDKVEELLKIDNLYDPANIETLHHVNQALRAHALFHRDVEYVVKDGQVIIVDEFTGRLMPGRRWSDGLHQAVEAKEKVKIENENQTLATVTFQNYFRMYEKLAGMTGTADTEAAEFRNIYSLDVMVIPTNKPLARADNTDLVYKTKKEKFKAVIKDIEECHRLGRPVLVGTISIDDSERLSKMLSTHNVPHHVLNAKQHEREAEIVAQAGRLRAVTISTNMAGRGTDILLGGNPEYLAAARAGKDDSSEPYHTALEKARVLCEEEKQKVLALGGLYILGTERHESRRIDNQLRGRAGRQGDPGISRFYLSLEDDLLRIFGSDRIASVMERIGMEEDVPIEHGLVSRAIENAQKKVEGHNFEIRKHLLEYDDVMNQQRSVVYGYRKQILSQAGLRDMVKEFSEEASREIVSTHISERSHPEDWDLKAVNDAAMTQFGVSFGTEDMQGVNSREALAEALAEKAWKSYQEKVGLVGDEPFLQFEKVIMLHTLDTIWKDHLLSMDHLKGGIGLRGYGQKNPLQEYKKEGFELFAALIGRLRSEVCERLFKVQIKRNDEEAPAESVPEPARRPPQKVRYSRGEEDEPEKEQPVTRAGEKIGRNDLCPCGSGLKYKRCCGMKAVR is encoded by the coding sequence ATGATAAATAGCCTGCTTAAAAAGGTCTTCGGCTCAAAGAACGACCGCGAAGTAAAGCGGATAATGCCGGTAGTAGAAGAGATAAACTCTTTTGAGCCCCAGATGAAGGCCCTCTCTGACGAGGACTTTCTGGGGCTTACGCTTAAGCTCAAAGAGGAGCTTGCCGGGGGCAAAACGCTCGACGACATACTGCCAAGGGCCTTCGCCGCCGCAAGGGAGGTCGCCTGGAGGCGCCTTAAGATGCGCCACTTCGACGTCCAGCTCATAGGTGGATACGTCCTTAACGCGGGCACGATCTCCGAGATGAAGACCGGCGAGGGCAAAACGCTTGTCGCCACCCTCCCGCTTTACCTAAACGCCCTCACAGGCAAGGGCGCCCATCTTGTCACCGTAAACGATTACCTGGCGAGAAGGGACGGCCATTGGATGGGCGCGGTCTACCACGCCCTGGGCCTTACCCTGAGCGTCATCCAGCACGAGGCGAGCTTTCTTTACGACCCATCCTACACGGAAGGTTCCGGCAGCTTCATACACTTCCGCCCCATCAGCAGGAAAGAGGCCTACAACGCCGATATAACCTACGGCACCAATAACGAGTACGGCTTCGATTACCTCAGAGACAACATGAAGTTCTCCCTCGAGGAGTACGTCCAGAGGGAGCACCACTTCGCCATAGTGGACGAGGTCGACTCCATCCTCATAGACGAGGCAAGGACCCCGCTTATCATATCGGGGCCCACGGAGGACTCGACCGACAAATATTACACCATAGACCGCATAATGCCTGGCCTCAGGAAAGACGACCACTTCACCGTGGACGAGAAGGCCAAGCAGGTGCTGCTTACGGACGAGGGTGTAGACAAGGTCGAGGAGCTTCTTAAGATCGACAACCTCTACGACCCGGCCAACATAGAAACGCTCCATCACGTCAACCAGGCCCTGAGGGCGCACGCCCTCTTCCACAGGGACGTAGAATACGTGGTCAAGGACGGCCAGGTCATCATAGTGGACGAGTTCACGGGCCGCCTCATGCCGGGCAGGCGCTGGAGCGACGGGCTTCACCAGGCTGTAGAGGCCAAGGAGAAGGTCAAGATAGAGAACGAGAACCAGACGCTTGCGACAGTGACCTTCCAGAACTACTTCAGGATGTACGAGAAGCTCGCGGGCATGACCGGCACCGCCGATACCGAGGCCGCCGAGTTCCGAAATATCTACAGCCTCGACGTCATGGTCATCCCCACGAACAAGCCGCTGGCGAGGGCCGACAACACCGACCTCGTCTACAAGACAAAGAAAGAGAAGTTCAAGGCCGTAATAAAGGACATAGAAGAGTGCCACAGGCTGGGCAGGCCGGTGCTCGTCGGCACCATCTCTATCGACGACTCGGAGCGCCTCTCCAAGATGCTCTCCACGCACAATGTCCCGCACCATGTCCTTAACGCCAAACAGCATGAGCGCGAGGCCGAGATAGTCGCGCAGGCGGGAAGGCTCCGGGCGGTGACCATCTCCACCAACATGGCGGGAAGGGGAACCGACATACTGCTCGGAGGAAACCCCGAGTACCTCGCCGCGGCGAGAGCCGGCAAGGACGATTCGAGCGAGCCCTATCACACGGCCCTTGAGAAGGCCAGGGTGCTCTGCGAGGAGGAAAAGCAAAAGGTCCTCGCCCTCGGCGGACTATATATCCTCGGCACCGAACGGCACGAGTCCAGGCGAATAGACAACCAGCTCCGTGGCCGCGCGGGACGTCAGGGCGACCCTGGTATTTCCAGGTTCTATCTCTCGCTCGAGGACGACCTCCTTCGTATATTCGGCTCCGACAGGATAGCCTCCGTCATGGAAAGGATCGGCATGGAAGAGGACGTGCCCATCGAGCACGGCCTGGTATCCAGGGCCATTGAGAACGCGCAGAAGAAGGTCGAAGGGCATAACTTCGAGATAAGGAAGCACCTGCTTGAGTATGACGACGTGATGAACCAGCAGAGGTCGGTCGTCTACGGGTACAGGAAGCAGATACTCTCCCAGGCGGGCCTTCGCGATATGGTGAAGGAGTTCTCCGAAGAGGCATCCAGGGAGATAGTCTCCACCCATATAAGCGAGAGGAGCCACCCTGAGGACTGGGACCTCAAGGCCGTAAACGACGCGGCGATGACGCAGTTCGGCGTTAGCTTCGGAACAGAGGACATGCAAGGCGTGAACAGCCGCGAGGCCCTGGCCGAGGCGTTAGCCGAGAAGGCCTGGAAGTCGTACCAGGAGAAGGTCGGCCTTGTGGGAGACGAGCCGTTCCTTCAGTTCGAGAAGGTGATAATGCTCCACACGCTCGACACCATCTGGAAAGACCACCTCCTTTCCATGGACCATCTGAAGGGCGGCATCGGCTTGAGGGGCTATGGACAGAAAAACCCCCTGCAGGAGTACAAGAAGGAGGGCTTTGAGCTATTCGCCGCCCTCATCGGCAGGCTCCGGAGCGAGGTGTGTGAAAGGCTCTTCAAGGTACAGATAAAGAGAAATGACGAAGAGGCTCCGGCTGAGAGCGTGCCTGAGCCGGCCAGGCGGCCGCCACAGAAGGTCAGGTACTCACGGGGCGAGGAAGACGAGCCGGAAAAAGAGCAGCCAGTCACAAGGGCAGGCGAGAAGATCGGAAGGAACGACCTCTGCCCTTGCGGCAGCGGC
- a CDS encoding autoinducer 2 aldolase (involved in autoinducer 2 transport and processing) translates to MDWGMKNRLMRIIRPETGRTVMLAVDHGYFLGPTSGLEEPAKTIAPLVEHADCLMLTRGVLRNCVTADVNVPIMLRVSGGASILGNLADEGTTVSMRDALRMNVSGVALSIFVGSELERKTLLALADLINEAEEYGVPVLAVTAVGKEMTRDARYLGLACRIAAELGAHIVKTYYCDDFEKVVSSCPVPVVIAGGKKIPEREAIDLAYNAITRGAAGVDMGRNIFQSEHPVPMIKTVREIVHRDLTPSKAWDLFNTLANEKKPAYAKQS, encoded by the coding sequence ATGGATTGGGGTATGAAAAACCGTCTCATGAGGATAATACGCCCGGAGACCGGAAGGACAGTGATGCTTGCCGTTGACCACGGCTATTTTCTCGGGCCTACAAGCGGCCTTGAGGAGCCTGCCAAGACAATAGCCCCACTCGTAGAGCACGCCGACTGCCTGATGCTCACCAGGGGAGTGCTGAGGAACTGCGTGACAGCCGACGTTAACGTGCCGATAATGTTAAGGGTCTCCGGGGGCGCGAGCATACTCGGGAACCTCGCTGACGAGGGCACGACGGTTTCCATGAGGGACGCGCTCAGGATGAACGTCTCTGGCGTGGCGCTCTCCATATTTGTCGGCTCCGAGCTTGAAAGAAAGACGCTCCTTGCCCTCGCCGACCTCATAAACGAGGCCGAGGAATACGGGGTGCCGGTGCTCGCGGTCACTGCCGTCGGCAAGGAGATGACCAGGGACGCGAGATACCTGGGGCTGGCCTGCAGGATAGCAGCCGAGCTCGGGGCGCACATAGTCAAGACCTACTACTGCGACGATTTCGAGAAGGTCGTAAGCTCCTGTCCGGTGCCCGTAGTAATAGCCGGGGGCAAGAAGATCCCGGAGAGGGAGGCCATCGACCTCGCGTATAACGCGATCACAAGGGGCGCCGCCGGGGTTGACATGGGGAGGAACATCTTCCAGTCAGAGCACCCGGTGCCGATGATAAAGACCGTGAGGGAGATAGTCCACAGGGACCTGACTCCTTCCAAGGCATGGGACCTTTTCAATACGCTAGCCAACGAAAAAAAGCCCGCCTACGCGAAGCAGTCCTGA
- a CDS encoding argininosuccinate synthase, producing the protein MNKEKKMAKGVKRVVLAYSGGLDTSVIMKWLIETYGCEVIAFSADIGQGEVEIDGIRKKAFATGAKKVHIKDLREEFVSDFVFPMLRASSVYEGTYLLGTSIARPLIAKVQMEIAAKEKADAVSHGATGKGNDQVRFELTYYSMNPHIKVVAPWREWDMKGRADLIAYARKHGIPVPVTKKKPYSSDRNLFHISFEGGILEDPWAEPPENMYTLSVSPEKAPGRATYVEIGFQNGNPVSVNAKKLSPARLLALLNEMGGANGVGRMDMVENRYVGMKSRGVYETPGGTILHGARRAVESVAMDRELLHLRDSLSQKYASLVYNGYWFSPERKALQSLIDEATSGVTGVARMKLYKGNAIVVGRKAERSLYHPDFATFEEDTVYNQKDAEGFIKINALRLKIKSMVDRAAVSPKQAKKAKKTVKAARVAKAAAISSKGARR; encoded by the coding sequence GTGAATAAGGAGAAGAAGATGGCAAAAGGTGTAAAAAGGGTAGTTCTCGCCTATTCCGGGGGGCTTGATACCTCGGTCATAATGAAATGGCTCATCGAAACCTATGGGTGCGAGGTCATCGCCTTCTCCGCCGATATCGGACAGGGAGAGGTCGAGATAGACGGCATAAGGAAAAAGGCCTTTGCCACTGGAGCGAAGAAGGTCCATATAAAAGACCTCCGCGAGGAGTTCGTATCCGACTTCGTATTCCCGATGCTCAGGGCATCATCTGTCTATGAGGGGACCTACTTGCTCGGCACATCTATAGCGAGGCCCCTTATAGCCAAGGTGCAGATGGAGATAGCGGCAAAGGAGAAGGCCGACGCGGTCTCACACGGCGCTACCGGCAAGGGCAACGACCAGGTCAGGTTCGAGCTGACTTATTATTCGATGAACCCTCATATCAAGGTCGTCGCCCCGTGGAGGGAGTGGGATATGAAGGGCAGGGCCGACCTCATCGCCTACGCCAGGAAGCACGGCATCCCTGTCCCTGTCACCAAGAAGAAGCCGTACAGCTCTGACAGGAACCTCTTCCATATAAGCTTTGAGGGCGGCATACTCGAAGACCCATGGGCAGAGCCTCCGGAGAACATGTATACTTTAAGCGTTTCGCCTGAGAAGGCGCCCGGCAGGGCTACCTACGTCGAGATAGGCTTCCAGAACGGCAACCCTGTATCCGTCAACGCCAAAAAGCTCTCGCCAGCGCGCCTCCTTGCGCTTTTAAACGAGATGGGCGGGGCGAATGGCGTCGGCAGGATGGACATGGTCGAGAACCGCTACGTGGGCATGAAGTCCAGGGGCGTCTACGAGACCCCCGGCGGCACGATACTCCACGGCGCGAGAAGAGCGGTAGAATCTGTCGCCATGGACAGGGAACTGCTGCACCTTCGCGACAGCCTTTCGCAGAAGTACGCCTCTTTGGTCTATAACGGCTATTGGTTCTCGCCGGAGAGGAAGGCCCTGCAGTCTCTTATAGATGAAGCGACTTCAGGGGTTACAGGGGTAGCGAGGATGAAGCTGTACAAGGGTAATGCCATAGTGGTCGGCAGGAAGGCGGAGAGGTCGCTCTATCACCCCGACTTCGCTACCTTCGAGGAGGACACCGTCTATAACCAGAAGGACGCCGAAGGGTTCATCAAGATAAACGCCTTGAGGCTCAAGATAAAGTCGATGGTCGACAGGGCCGCTGTAAGCCCTAAACAGGCGAAAAAGGCCAAAAAAACGGTTAAGGCGGCCCGTGTAGCCAAGGCCGCGGCAATATCCTCCAAAGGAGCGAGGCGTTGA
- a CDS encoding DNA repair protein RecN: MLLELRIKDFAIIESLAIHFGPGLNIFTGETGAGKSIILDALALILGDRASNDLIREGREEAQVEALFDISALKGRGIDSFLAEAGIEAAPELIIKRVVQRAGRNRIYINGSLATLVTLTEIGRRLIDIYGQSEHTSLTRPEEHVEVLDAFGGFQKMRSQMAAAYREYGAAKKELDTLVHAAKGAGEKKDFLSFQINELAAANLRPGEEDELKRDKERLQSAGKLKSVAEQAQAAIYSEAGSITEKLGSIARSLKDLSAIDTRLKEVAGRIEASLFELEDAGGFLRDYASSIESDPAALEDADDRLDLIGRLKKKYGCGVEDILAKKEAMEDELRLAEGLDFKLGELTARLKGAAEKASGAAASLSEARKKATGELEAKIAGELAALGMKGAAFEVAIEAESTPEHGVRLTEKGSDRVSFLIATNKGEGLKPLARIASGGELSRVMLAMKSVIASGRVPTMIFDEIDTGVSGAIAQAVGLKLKEVSKTNQVLCITHLPQVAAFADSHYSVSKEPAGGRTVTRVAEVTGEERVERISAMLGGLKVTETTRKHASELIEAAGSLSRKKAPLKKQGAQEGKG; this comes from the coding sequence ATGCTTTTAGAGCTGCGCATAAAGGACTTCGCGATAATCGAGTCTCTGGCTATTCACTTCGGGCCGGGCCTCAATATATTTACGGGTGAGACCGGCGCCGGTAAAAGCATTATCCTTGACGCCCTGGCCCTCATATTGGGCGACAGGGCATCTAACGACCTTATAAGGGAGGGGCGTGAAGAGGCGCAGGTCGAGGCCCTGTTTGATATATCCGCGTTGAAAGGCAGGGGCATCGACTCCTTCCTGGCCGAGGCCGGAATAGAGGCGGCGCCCGAGCTTATCATAAAAAGGGTCGTACAGAGGGCAGGGAGGAACAGGATATACATAAATGGCAGCCTCGCGACCCTTGTAACCCTTACAGAGATTGGCCGCAGGCTCATAGACATATACGGGCAGAGCGAGCATACCTCCCTTACCCGGCCTGAGGAGCACGTTGAGGTGCTTGACGCCTTCGGCGGCTTCCAGAAGATGCGCTCGCAGATGGCTGCCGCTTACAGGGAGTACGGGGCTGCAAAAAAAGAGCTCGACACCCTCGTCCATGCCGCGAAGGGGGCTGGCGAGAAGAAAGATTTTCTCTCGTTTCAGATAAACGAGCTTGCTGCCGCCAACTTGAGGCCCGGCGAGGAAGACGAGCTTAAAAGAGATAAGGAGAGGCTCCAGAGCGCCGGGAAGCTTAAGTCCGTTGCTGAACAGGCTCAGGCGGCCATATACTCCGAGGCCGGGTCCATAACCGAAAAACTCGGCTCTATCGCAAGGTCCCTTAAAGACCTCTCCGCCATAGACACGAGGCTTAAAGAGGTGGCCGGGAGGATAGAGGCGAGCCTTTTTGAGCTGGAGGACGCCGGCGGCTTTCTCCGGGATTATGCGTCGTCGATCGAGTCAGACCCTGCCGCGCTGGAAGATGCTGACGACAGGCTTGACCTCATAGGCAGGCTCAAGAAGAAGTACGGGTGCGGCGTAGAGGATATACTCGCCAAAAAGGAAGCGATGGAAGATGAGCTTCGGCTTGCCGAGGGGCTCGATTTCAAGTTGGGCGAGCTTACCGCCAGGCTCAAGGGCGCGGCAGAGAAGGCCTCCGGGGCTGCCGCCTCTTTAAGCGAGGCGCGAAAGAAGGCCACCGGAGAGCTTGAGGCAAAGATCGCTGGCGAGCTTGCCGCCCTCGGTATGAAGGGGGCGGCCTTCGAGGTCGCGATAGAGGCTGAATCGACTCCGGAGCACGGCGTAAGGCTCACGGAGAAGGGCTCTGACAGGGTAAGCTTCCTTATAGCCACGAACAAGGGCGAGGGCTTGAAGCCTCTGGCCCGCATAGCCTCAGGCGGGGAGCTTTCGAGGGTCATGCTCGCCATGAAAAGCGTCATAGCCTCGGGCAGGGTCCCGACCATGATATTCGACGAGATAGACACCGGCGTAAGCGGGGCCATCGCGCAGGCCGTGGGCCTCAAGCTCAAGGAGGTCTCGAAGACGAACCAGGTGCTCTGCATAACCCACCTGCCGCAGGTCGCCGCTTTCGCCGACAGCCATTATTCGGTCTCTAAGGAACCGGCTGGCGGCAGGACGGTCACCAGGGTCGCCGAGGTAACCGGAGAAGAAAGGGTAGAGCGTATATCGGCGATGCTCGGAGGGCTTAAGGTCACGGAGACTACAAGGAAGCACGCCAGCGAACTTATAGAGGCGGCTGGAAGCCTCTCAAGAAAGAAAGCGCCGTTAAAAAAGCAGGGCGCCCAGGAGGGCAAAGGGTAG
- a CDS encoding aspartate aminotransferase (catalyzes the formation of oxalozcetate and L-glutamate from L-aspartate and 2-oxoglutarate), producing the protein MQVKMSEDFIQGLFAERIGGKLFGKSQKTYKFEKIKRAKAEARKNSPNTELLDFGVGEPDEMAFPPVVEALKLECAKPENRGYSDNGIAELKEAAARYLEKVYGVAGIDPVKEIIHSIGSKPALAMLPDAFINTGDGVLMTVPGYPILATHTEWNGGKVTKLPLKEENGYLPDLGALSEADLKGVKLLYLNYPNNPTGAAATPEFFARVVEFAKQHRIIVVHDAAYAALSFDSKPLSFLSVEGAKDVGVEIHSFSKAFNMTGWRLAFVAGNEKVVAAYGHVKDNYDSGQFIAIQKAGIYALDHPEITEKISDKYKRRLKLMVDALSSCGFSAVMPKGSFYLYVGAPKMAKKTNTAFSSAEDVSEYLIKEAHISTVPWDDVGQYLRFSATFIAKNKDDEYRVIEEMKKRLKGLELVF; encoded by the coding sequence ATGCAAGTAAAGATGTCTGAGGATTTTATACAGGGACTTTTCGCGGAGCGCATAGGCGGCAAGCTCTTTGGAAAGAGCCAGAAGACCTACAAATTCGAGAAGATAAAGAGGGCAAAGGCCGAGGCCAGGAAAAATAGCCCCAATACCGAGCTTCTTGATTTTGGCGTTGGAGAGCCGGATGAGATGGCATTCCCGCCTGTCGTCGAGGCGCTGAAGCTCGAGTGCGCCAAGCCGGAGAACAGGGGGTACTCGGATAACGGCATAGCCGAGCTTAAAGAGGCCGCCGCGAGGTACCTTGAGAAGGTATACGGTGTCGCGGGCATAGACCCGGTAAAGGAGATAATCCATTCGATTGGCTCCAAGCCCGCGCTCGCCATGCTGCCGGACGCCTTCATAAACACGGGCGACGGCGTGCTCATGACCGTTCCCGGCTACCCGATACTCGCGACACACACCGAGTGGAACGGCGGCAAGGTAACAAAGCTCCCTCTTAAAGAGGAGAACGGCTATCTGCCCGACCTTGGCGCCCTGTCGGAGGCCGACCTTAAGGGTGTAAAGCTCCTTTACCTCAACTACCCCAACAACCCCACCGGGGCGGCCGCAACCCCGGAGTTCTTCGCCAGGGTAGTCGAGTTCGCAAAGCAGCACAGGATCATCGTGGTGCACGACGCCGCGTACGCAGCCCTCTCGTTCGATTCCAAGCCCCTGAGCTTCCTTTCGGTCGAAGGGGCAAAGGACGTGGGCGTGGAGATACACTCCTTCTCAAAGGCCTTCAACATGACAGGCTGGAGGCTCGCCTTTGTCGCAGGCAATGAAAAGGTCGTGGCGGCTTACGGGCACGTAAAGGACAACTATGACTCCGGCCAGTTCATAGCGATACAGAAGGCCGGTATCTACGCACTCGACCACCCGGAGATAACCGAGAAGATATCGGACAAGTACAAAAGAAGGCTCAAGCTCATGGTCGACGCCTTAAGCTCATGCGGCTTCTCTGCCGTAATGCCAAAGGGCTCCTTCTACCTGTACGTTGGCGCGCCGAAGATGGCCAAGAAGACGAATACCGCCTTTTCATCGGCAGAGGACGTCTCCGAGTACCTCATAAAAGAGGCGCATATCTCGACCGTGCCATGGGACGACGTGGGCCAGTACTTGAGGTTCTCCGCGACCTTCATCGCCAAGAACAAGGATGACGAGTACAGGGTAATAGAAGAGATGAAAAAAAGGCTCAAAGGCCTGGAATTGGTCTTTTAG
- a CDS encoding alcohol dehydrogenase codes for MRAAVYYNNRDVRIEERPVPTVLAGEALVRIEASGICGSDVMEWYRIKKAPLVLGHEIAGTIVETGAGVERFKAGDRVTVAHHVPCNSCRYCLAGNHSVCDTLRSTNFDPGGFCEFVRVPAINLDRGTFILPDSVSFGEGTFAEPLGCVVRAFRMARFTPGMNVLVIGSGMSGLLHIKLAKALGAGKIISTDINDFRLKAARGAGADLALRADADVPGAVRGALGTLADLVIICAASDPAITQGLGSVDRGGTVIFFAPKEPGGTYPLPLFDLWRDNITIINSYASPPYDTEVALGLIAAKRVDVSDMITHRLGLAEAPDGFRLAAEARESIKVIIEPQR; via the coding sequence TTGAGGGCGGCTGTTTACTACAATAACAGGGACGTAAGGATCGAAGAGAGGCCCGTGCCAACGGTGCTTGCCGGGGAGGCGCTCGTCAGGATAGAGGCGAGCGGCATCTGCGGAAGCGACGTCATGGAGTGGTACAGGATAAAGAAGGCCCCGCTGGTCCTCGGCCACGAGATAGCAGGCACGATAGTAGAGACAGGCGCGGGGGTAGAAAGGTTCAAGGCAGGTGACAGGGTGACGGTAGCGCACCATGTGCCATGCAACAGCTGCAGGTACTGCCTTGCCGGGAACCATTCGGTCTGCGATACTTTACGTTCTACAAACTTCGACCCGGGCGGCTTCTGCGAGTTCGTGAGGGTCCCGGCGATAAACCTGGACAGGGGCACATTCATCCTGCCAGACTCGGTGAGTTTCGGCGAGGGCACGTTCGCAGAACCACTGGGATGCGTGGTGCGGGCGTTCAGGATGGCGAGGTTTACCCCCGGCATGAACGTGCTCGTAATAGGGAGCGGCATGTCGGGCCTTCTTCATATAAAGCTCGCGAAGGCCCTCGGCGCGGGTAAGATAATATCGACCGACATAAACGATTTCAGGCTCAAGGCCGCAAGGGGCGCAGGGGCCGACCTCGCCTTACGGGCTGATGCGGACGTGCCAGGGGCGGTAAGGGGGGCGCTCGGCACACTTGCCGATCTCGTCATAATCTGCGCGGCGAGCGATCCCGCCATAACGCAGGGGCTCGGAAGCGTTGACCGTGGCGGCACCGTCATCTTTTTTGCCCCCAAGGAGCCGGGTGGCACCTATCCGCTCCCCCTTTTCGATCTCTGGAGGGACAACATAACGATAATCAATTCCTACGCCTCTCCGCCGTATGACACCGAGGTCGCGCTCGGGCTCATAGCCGCCAAAAGGGTGGATGTAAGCGACATGATAACCCACAGGCTCGGCCTTGCGGAAGCCCCCGACGGCTTCAGGCTCGCGGCAGAGGCCAGGGAATCGATAAAGGTCATCATAGAGCCGCAGAGGTGA
- a CDS encoding GNAT family N-acetyltransferase, with the protein MVRKAHLTDVQAIHEIVEAFAKRGEMLHRSASDICDTLRDFFVYEDNGKIVGTCAMHICSPEMGEVRSLAVRSGHTGRGIGTELVTACLEEAVSIGLKRVFALTYKPGFFKKLNFKVISKEVLPHKIWGDCIKCVKFPNCDENAVIIEFSGAGQSKGGRHERAI; encoded by the coding sequence TTGGTAAGGAAGGCACATCTGACGGATGTTCAGGCGATCCATGAAATAGTGGAGGCGTTTGCAAAAAGAGGCGAGATGCTTCACAGGTCAGCCTCTGATATCTGCGACACGTTGAGGGACTTTTTTGTATACGAGGATAACGGGAAGATAGTCGGGACCTGCGCCATGCACATCTGCTCCCCTGAGATGGGCGAGGTGAGGTCGCTCGCGGTAAGGAGCGGGCACACCGGGCGGGGCATAGGGACAGAGCTCGTGACAGCATGCCTCGAAGAGGCCGTATCCATCGGGTTGAAAAGGGTCTTTGCCCTTACGTACAAGCCGGGTTTTTTCAAGAAGCTCAACTTCAAGGTAATAAGCAAGGAAGTCCTGCCGCACAAGATCTGGGGCGACTGCATAAAATGCGTCAAGTTCCCCAACTGCGACGAGAACGCCGTTATAATAGAATTTTCAGGAGCGGGGCAATCGAAAGGGGGGCGGCATGAAAGGGCTATTTGA